Proteins from a genomic interval of Verrucomicrobiia bacterium:
- a CDS encoding ABC transporter permease, which produces MTEVSQEKAAAPANPAKAASQSGPLARLWSIPATRALVALIFILVIGCIFNAQGAFFKIGTHRDALRQASVFGILACGMTLVIISGGIDLAVGSILALVAVAFSLTTIHWGWTPWISVPVCLLLALACGAVSGGITAWFGIQPFIATLAMMVFARGLAKTISGGMKVSTIVQMPNGSYQSVPVPRIFELIDNRILGGHVSVVTVIFLVCAVLAWIVLSRHYVGRQLYAIGGNEQAARLSGVRVNFAKILAYAASGLFAGVAGICQAAQEQQGDPEAGIGYELTAIAIVVIGGTTLAGGRGGLGLTLLGTLTIGYLEKILSINAVPEASRLMLTGAIIVVAVLAQKRRL; this is translated from the coding sequence ATGACTGAAGTCTCCCAGGAGAAGGCTGCCGCGCCCGCCAATCCCGCAAAAGCTGCTTCGCAAAGCGGCCCGCTGGCCAGGCTCTGGAGCATCCCGGCTACACGCGCCCTGGTCGCCCTCATCTTCATCCTGGTAATTGGCTGTATTTTCAACGCGCAAGGGGCATTTTTCAAGATTGGCACCCATCGGGACGCGCTGCGCCAGGCCTCCGTGTTCGGCATCCTCGCCTGCGGCATGACTTTGGTCATCATCAGCGGTGGCATTGACCTGGCCGTCGGCAGTATCCTGGCCCTTGTCGCTGTAGCCTTTTCCCTCACCACGATTCATTGGGGCTGGACGCCCTGGATTTCGGTGCCGGTTTGTCTGCTGCTGGCGCTGGCCTGCGGCGCCGTTTCCGGCGGCATTACCGCCTGGTTCGGCATCCAGCCGTTCATCGCGACGCTGGCGATGATGGTCTTCGCCCGGGGCCTGGCCAAAACCATCTCCGGCGGCATGAAAGTCTCGACCATTGTCCAAATGCCCAACGGCAGCTATCAATCAGTTCCCGTGCCTCGCATTTTCGAGTTGATTGACAACCGCATCCTGGGCGGCCATGTCTCGGTGGTGACTGTCATTTTCCTGGTGTGCGCAGTGCTCGCCTGGATTGTGCTCTCGCGCCATTATGTGGGCCGCCAACTCTATGCCATTGGCGGCAACGAGCAGGCCGCCAGGTTATCGGGTGTGCGGGTGAACTTTGCTAAAATCCTGGCGTATGCGGCCAGCGGCCTTTTTGCCGGCGTGGCCGGCATCTGCCAGGCAGCCCAGGAACAGCAGGGCGACCCCGAGGCAGGCATCGGTTATGAATTGACAGCGATCGCCATCGTGGTCATCGGCGGCACCACCCTGGCCGGTGGCCGAGGGGGGCTCGGGCTGACTTTATTGGGTACGTTGACCATCGGCTACCTGGAAAAAATCCTGAGCATCAATGCCGTCCCGGAGGCCAGCCGCTTGATGCTCACTGGCGCCATCATCGTCGTTGCCGTCCTGGCCCAAAAACGCCGGCTGTAA
- a CDS encoding phage major capsid protein — protein sequence MQTETQTLDQITTLTADLGAIKTDLGTLLGLKSTLATLQAAQADLALQLGNFRTATVAKFGSAAPHRTRPIGGVTDECAAQVASQFILHCERSGAIDALCSAPATQRDTLLNFARNTLNLSTKAALTTTDIPLPAQYGNEIRELISDFGVVRRRMSPYPIGTGTCRPVRMGTRPAFGSIAISAAFAEKSPTVTLASLESHKIGGVIRLPREIDEQAVIPIGRFLTRYAAVEFARAEDTWGFLADGTPETYENVEGIATIAKDKGHVVTLAAGKTKPSDATLDDFRLLRTKVNKAALNGRLSAYYLDTTWETHLGSFNTQAEPHIYQRLPDGSAILDGYPIVWTDVLQPFDTLAAAGKTIAVFGALSFWWMGEHGTPRIDTSTHIWFSNDQLAVRFIEEIDFDYCAEDATAALLTAAAA from the coding sequence ATGCAAACTGAAACCCAAACTCTCGACCAAATCACCACCCTCACCGCCGACCTCGGCGCCATCAAAACCGATCTCGGTACCCTGCTTGGCCTCAAATCCACCCTGGCAACACTCCAGGCCGCCCAAGCTGACCTTGCTCTGCAACTAGGCAACTTCCGGACCGCCACCGTAGCCAAATTCGGCTCAGCAGCCCCACATCGCACCCGCCCCATCGGCGGCGTCACCGACGAATGCGCCGCCCAAGTCGCTTCCCAATTCATCCTCCACTGCGAACGCAGCGGCGCCATCGATGCCCTCTGTTCCGCACCGGCAACCCAGCGCGACACCCTCCTCAACTTCGCCCGCAACACCCTCAACCTCTCAACCAAAGCCGCCCTGACCACCACCGATATCCCACTCCCAGCTCAGTACGGCAACGAAATCCGCGAACTCATCTCGGACTTCGGTGTCGTTCGCCGCCGTATGTCCCCCTACCCAATCGGCACCGGCACCTGTCGCCCAGTCAGAATGGGGACCAGGCCGGCGTTCGGCTCCATCGCCATCTCAGCCGCCTTCGCCGAAAAATCGCCCACCGTCACTCTAGCTTCACTCGAATCCCACAAGATCGGCGGCGTAATCCGGCTCCCCCGCGAAATCGACGAGCAAGCTGTCATCCCCATCGGCCGATTCCTCACACGCTACGCCGCCGTCGAATTCGCCAGGGCCGAAGACACCTGGGGCTTCCTCGCCGACGGCACCCCCGAAACCTACGAAAACGTCGAAGGCATCGCCACAATCGCAAAGGATAAAGGCCATGTCGTCACCCTGGCCGCCGGCAAGACCAAACCCAGCGATGCCACCCTCGACGACTTCCGCCTCCTCCGCACCAAGGTCAACAAAGCCGCTCTCAATGGCCGCCTTTCGGCCTACTACCTGGATACCACCTGGGAAACCCACCTCGGCTCCTTTAACACCCAAGCCGAACCCCACATCTATCAGCGCCTCCCAGACGGCAGCGCCATCCTCGACGGCTATCCAATCGTCTGGACCGATGTCCTCCAACCATTCGACACCCTCGCCGCTGCTGGCAAAACCATCGCCGTCTTCGGAGCCCTCTCCTTCTGGTGGATGGGCGAGCACGGCACCCCGCGCATCGACACCTCCACCCACATCTGGTTCAGCAACGACCAGCTCGCCGTCCGCTTCATCGAAGAAATTGACTTCGACTACTGCGCCGAAGACGCCACCGCCGCACTCCTCACCGCCGCTGCAGCATAG
- a CDS encoding HK97 family phage prohead protease, whose translation MLPLRSTLQVEVHAPQTDPIENQKSEIKNPQNPTLDFTSSDATLDRFGEIITPSGWRLDSYRRNPVFQNAHQYGDVIFTLGKALITEVRALAGRQVLFQRIQFATDANPMAKIAHALYAGGFLHGVSVGFIPIRWEDPTATSPRKHLEQELVEVSAVAIPANPNALALALKSGALEKSDIQTTLDLLHQSLAIAKTTSPIPPIIPTSPALLLSRQIRDLLKHL comes from the coding sequence ATGCTCCCCCTCCGTTCCACCCTCCAAGTCGAAGTCCATGCTCCCCAAACCGATCCAATCGAAAATCAAAAATCTGAAATCAAAAATCCGCAAAATCCCACCCTGGACTTCACCTCCTCTGATGCCACCCTCGATCGTTTCGGCGAAATCATCACCCCCTCCGGCTGGCGCCTCGACTCCTATCGCCGCAACCCCGTTTTCCAAAACGCCCACCAATACGGCGACGTCATCTTCACCCTCGGCAAAGCCCTCATCACCGAAGTCCGCGCCCTCGCTGGTCGCCAGGTCCTCTTCCAGCGCATCCAATTCGCCACCGACGCCAACCCCATGGCCAAGATCGCGCACGCCCTGTACGCCGGCGGCTTTCTTCACGGTGTCTCCGTCGGCTTCATTCCCATCCGCTGGGAAGACCCCACCGCCACCTCCCCCCGCAAACACCTCGAGCAAGAGTTGGTCGAAGTTTCCGCCGTCGCCATCCCCGCCAACCCCAACGCCCTGGCCCTCGCCCTCAAATCCGGCGCCCTCGAAAAATCCGACATCCAAACCACCCTCGATCTCCTCCATCAATCCCTCGCCATCGCCAAAACCACATCTCCCATACCTCCCATTATTCCCACTTCCCCGGCTTTGCTCCTGTCTCGCCAAATCCGCGATCTCCTCAAACATCTCTAG